One Paraburkholderia sp. HP33-1 genomic region harbors:
- a CDS encoding efflux transporter outer membrane subunit, translating into MIDVSQRIVWQRLYIALWGCVALTGCMVGPDYHSPPAPATNTFTATPLPEQTASAPGPAGLPQRFAPAQDIPAAWWTLFHCEPLDTLIREAIANSPNMASAQAALRQARENFSAQAGGTLLPSVDAQLSATREKVNGIAFGQPGLIEEFNLYNASVNVSYKLDVFGGARRELEALHAQIDYQRFQLQAAYLAISANIVTAAVKEASVRAQIDATERIAAEEEQQLSVLDQQFGLGGVSRAAVLAQETLLAQTRATLPPLHQQLDQARHQLAVLAGKLPSDTTVPDFTLDMFSLPDTLPVSLPSSLVRQRPDILAADATLHQASAQVGVATAAMYPQITLSASYGAEALTPAEVLRAGSTIWSIGAGLLQPVFHGGQLSAQKRAAEAAYEQADAQYRETVLLAFQNVADTLRALEHDATGLRAQTDASRAASDSLELTRGQYRVGGVSYLALLDAQRQYQQTVVSLAQAQAARYADTAALFQALGGGWWNAAVPESAAAPH; encoded by the coding sequence ATGATCGACGTGAGTCAGCGTATTGTCTGGCAACGCCTCTACATTGCACTGTGGGGCTGCGTCGCGCTGACCGGCTGCATGGTCGGCCCCGACTACCACTCGCCGCCCGCGCCGGCCACCAACACCTTCACCGCCACGCCGCTGCCCGAGCAGACCGCCTCCGCGCCCGGTCCCGCCGGTCTGCCGCAGCGTTTCGCCCCGGCCCAGGACATCCCCGCCGCGTGGTGGACGCTCTTTCATTGCGAGCCGCTCGACACGCTGATCCGCGAGGCCATCGCCAACAGTCCCAACATGGCCTCGGCGCAGGCCGCATTGCGACAAGCCCGCGAAAATTTCAGCGCGCAGGCGGGCGGCACCTTGCTGCCGAGCGTCGACGCGCAACTGAGCGCCACGCGCGAAAAAGTGAACGGCATCGCGTTCGGCCAGCCCGGCCTCATCGAGGAATTCAATCTCTACAACGCGTCGGTCAACGTCTCGTACAAGCTCGACGTGTTCGGCGGCGCGCGGCGCGAACTCGAAGCGCTACACGCGCAGATCGACTATCAGCGCTTCCAGTTGCAGGCCGCCTATCTCGCCATATCGGCAAACATCGTGACCGCCGCCGTCAAGGAGGCGTCGGTGCGCGCGCAGATCGACGCGACCGAGCGGATCGCCGCCGAGGAAGAACAGCAACTGAGCGTGCTCGACCAGCAGTTCGGACTCGGCGGCGTGAGCCGCGCGGCCGTCCTCGCGCAGGAAACGCTGCTCGCGCAGACCCGCGCGACGCTGCCGCCGCTGCACCAGCAGCTCGATCAGGCACGTCATCAGCTTGCGGTGCTGGCCGGCAAGCTGCCTAGCGACACCACGGTGCCCGACTTCACGCTCGACATGTTCTCGCTGCCCGACACGCTGCCCGTGAGCCTGCCGTCGTCGCTGGTACGCCAGCGCCCCGATATCCTCGCCGCCGACGCCACGCTGCATCAGGCGAGCGCGCAGGTCGGCGTCGCGACCGCAGCGATGTATCCGCAGATCACGCTGTCCGCAAGCTACGGCGCCGAGGCGTTGACGCCCGCCGAGGTGCTCAGGGCGGGCAGCACGATCTGGAGCATCGGCGCGGGCCTGCTGCAGCCGGTCTTTCACGGCGGCCAGCTGAGCGCGCAAAAGCGCGCGGCCGAGGCTGCCTACGAGCAGGCCGACGCGCAATACCGCGAGACCGTGCTGCTCGCATTCCAGAACGTCGCGGACACGCTGCGTGCGCTCGAACACGACGCGACCGGCCTCAGGGCGCAGACCGACGCGTCGCGCGCCGCGAGCGATTCGCTCGAACTGACGCGCGGGCAGTATCGCGTCGGCGGCGTGAGTTACCTCGCGCTGCTCGATGCCCAACGCCAGTATCAGCAAACGGTGGTGAGTCTCGCGCAGGCGCAGGCAGCGCGCTACGCCGATACGGCGGCCCTGTTCCAGGCGCTCGGCGGCGGCTGGTGGAATGCCGCCGTGCCCGAGTCCGCCGCTGCGCCGCATTGA
- a CDS encoding GNAT family N-acetyltransferase translates to MEPTRNAYGQPIGAPVPGWHGAQPPGREPMTGRYCRLEAVDVERHAADLFDAYRSAPDDRDWTYLAIGPFDSLAAYRERLTQMAASKDPLHYTVIDLATAKPVGTLSLMRIDPANGVIEVGNVTYSPRLKRTRIATDAMFVLLGEVFDKLGYRRFEWKCDSLNEPSRKAALRYGFTFEGIFRQAIVYRERNRDTAWHSIIDSEWPALRSCYQQWLDAGNFDANGQQIERLADLIAQRRAADAAR, encoded by the coding sequence ATGGAACCCACACGTAACGCCTACGGCCAGCCGATCGGCGCGCCCGTGCCCGGCTGGCACGGCGCGCAGCCGCCGGGCCGCGAGCCGATGACCGGCCGCTATTGCCGGCTCGAAGCGGTCGACGTCGAGCGCCACGCGGCGGACCTCTTCGACGCGTACCGCTCGGCCCCCGATGACCGCGACTGGACCTATCTGGCGATCGGCCCGTTCGACAGCCTTGCGGCCTATCGTGAGCGTCTGACGCAGATGGCGGCATCGAAAGATCCGCTGCACTACACGGTGATCGACCTCGCTACGGCCAAGCCGGTCGGCACGCTTTCGCTGATGCGGATCGATCCCGCCAACGGCGTGATCGAAGTCGGCAACGTTACGTATTCGCCGCGGCTCAAGCGCACGCGCATCGCGACCGATGCGATGTTCGTGCTGCTCGGCGAAGTGTTCGACAAGCTCGGTTATCGACGCTTCGAATGGAAATGCGATTCGCTGAACGAGCCATCGCGCAAGGCCGCGCTTCGCTATGGATTCACATTCGAGGGGATCTTCCGGCAGGCGATCGTCTACCGCGAGCGCAATCGCGACACGGCGTGGCATTCGATCATAGACAGCGAATGGCCGGCGTTGCGCTCGTGTTATCAGCAGTGGCTCGACGCTGGTAATTTCGATGCGAATGGGCAGCAGATCGAGCGGCTCGCCGATCTGATCGCGCAGCGGCGAGCGGCGGACGCGGCCCGGTAA
- the pdxR gene encoding MocR-like pyridoxine biosynthesis transcription factor PdxR produces the protein MIEIIGPLVHAEDAIAASGVARPAPLQKQLIERLQQAILAGRLPAGSLLPSSRLLAAEMGVSRNTVVIAYEHLAAVGYVIADRQGTRVSPLSSPAARGDPAAASALPQVAYAARVGQFAASHHHADNAYALTPGTPALDRFPLAAWRRALERAMERALPRALGYGPPTGEPALRDAIAAHLRMARGVRCDGSQVVITEGAQEALNLCVRLLTNPGDIAWIEDPGYRGAKAAFNAGDLRMQPIPVDAEGMAVPADAWATRAPKLIYTSPAHQYPTGAVLSVARRLALIAQARRGGAWLIEDDYDGEVRHTGEPIASMQGLVDEAPVLYVGSFSKTMFPALRIGFVVLPRAIAAHAAVALQEMLRGGHRLEQLALAHFIESGEFGRHLGRMRRLYRERQQALREALAEHFPAATILGGDCGMHLTLRLPASLDDRALAARAQSRGLNPRALSGFALGATAETNGLVIGYGNTEAERLGPAVKALAELVWEMAAEGRITPGI, from the coding sequence ATGATCGAAATCATCGGACCGCTCGTCCATGCTGAGGACGCCATCGCCGCAAGCGGCGTCGCCCGGCCCGCGCCACTGCAAAAGCAGCTGATCGAACGTCTGCAACAGGCGATTCTCGCGGGCCGACTGCCGGCCGGGTCGCTGCTGCCGTCGTCGCGGCTGCTCGCCGCCGAAATGGGCGTGTCGCGCAACACGGTAGTGATCGCGTACGAGCATCTCGCGGCGGTCGGCTATGTGATCGCCGATCGCCAGGGCACGCGCGTGAGCCCGCTGTCGAGCCCCGCCGCGCGTGGCGACCCGGCGGCGGCTTCGGCCTTGCCGCAGGTTGCGTACGCGGCGCGCGTCGGGCAGTTCGCGGCGTCGCACCATCACGCCGACAACGCGTATGCGCTAACCCCAGGCACGCCTGCACTCGACCGTTTCCCGCTTGCCGCTTGGCGGCGCGCGCTCGAACGGGCCATGGAGCGCGCGCTACCGCGCGCGCTCGGCTACGGCCCGCCCACCGGCGAGCCCGCGCTGCGCGACGCGATCGCCGCGCATCTGCGAATGGCGCGCGGCGTGCGCTGCGACGGCTCGCAGGTCGTGATCACCGAGGGCGCGCAGGAAGCGCTGAACCTGTGCGTTCGTCTGCTGACCAACCCCGGCGATATCGCGTGGATCGAGGACCCCGGCTATCGCGGCGCGAAGGCCGCGTTCAACGCCGGTGACTTGCGCATGCAGCCGATTCCCGTCGACGCCGAAGGCATGGCCGTGCCGGCCGACGCCTGGGCCACGCGTGCGCCGAAGCTGATCTACACGTCGCCCGCGCATCAGTATCCGACGGGCGCGGTGCTGTCGGTGGCGCGCCGGCTCGCGCTGATCGCGCAGGCGCGGCGCGGCGGCGCGTGGCTGATCGAAGACGATTACGACGGCGAGGTGCGCCACACCGGCGAGCCGATCGCGAGCATGCAGGGCCTCGTCGACGAGGCGCCGGTGCTGTACGTCGGCTCGTTCAGCAAGACGATGTTTCCGGCTTTGCGCATTGGTTTCGTCGTGCTGCCGCGCGCGATTGCCGCGCATGCCGCCGTTGCGCTGCAGGAAATGCTGCGCGGTGGGCATCGGCTGGAGCAGCTGGCGCTGGCGCACTTCATCGAAAGCGGCGAGTTCGGGCGGCATCTCGGGCGGATGCGGCGGCTTTACCGCGAGCGCCAGCAGGCGCTGCGCGAGGCGCTGGCCGAGCATTTCCCGGCAGCGACGATTCTCGGCGGCGATTGCGGCATGCATCTGACGCTGCGGCTGCCCGCGTCCCTCGACGATCGCGCGCTCGCGGCGCGTGCTCAGTCGCGGGGGCTCAATCCGCGCGCGCTATCGGGGTTCGCGCTGGGGGCGACGGCTGAGACGAACGGGCTCGTGATCGGGTATGGCAATACGGAGGCGGAGCGCTTGGGTCCTGCGGTGAAAGCGCTGGCGGAGTTGGTGTGGGAGATGGCGGCTGAGGGGCGTATCACGCCGGGCATATAA
- a CDS encoding GNAT family N-acetyltransferase gives MTIHIRPATASDATLILRFITELAVYEKAEHEVVAGVKDIEKSLFSAGAPAKALICEMNGEPVGFCVYFFSYSTWLGKQGLYLEDLYVSPASRGSGAGKRMLRHLAQIACETGCGRFEWSVLDWNEPAIGFYKSIGANPQSEWVRYRLAGDALKAFAEGETEGNA, from the coding sequence TTGACGATTCACATCCGCCCCGCCACCGCTTCCGACGCCACCCTGATCCTGCGCTTCATCACCGAACTCGCGGTCTACGAGAAAGCCGAGCACGAAGTCGTCGCCGGCGTCAAAGACATCGAAAAGAGCCTGTTTTCCGCGGGCGCGCCCGCGAAAGCGCTGATCTGCGAAATGAACGGCGAGCCCGTCGGTTTTTGCGTGTACTTCTTTTCGTATTCGACGTGGCTTGGCAAACAGGGGCTTTATCTGGAAGACCTGTACGTGTCGCCGGCATCGCGCGGCAGCGGCGCGGGCAAACGGATGCTGCGCCATCTCGCGCAAATCGCCTGCGAAACCGGCTGCGGCCGCTTCGAATGGAGCGTGCTCGACTGGAACGAGCCGGCCATCGGCTTCTACAAGTCGATCGGCGCGAATCCGCAAAGCGAATGGGTGCGTTACCGTCTGGCGGGCGATGCGCTCAAGGCATTCGCCGAAGGCGAAACCGAAGGGAACGCATAA
- a CDS encoding outer membrane protein assembly factor BamB family protein, whose translation MRTDTLCSTCALLLGLITSSVAYATDWPTSGNGLMNSRNQENESSISPKTAGSLHELWAISTTGNVTATPALDEGYAYFPDSAGYLYKVDRKTGDIIWKNLVSSYTGIPNDYARATPAISGNALILGNQSGKLSSPQGAHVFAVDKNTGALLWNTRVDKTTYSMVTQSAVIANGTAFVGIASNEELIAAYVPPPAWQWTFRGSVVALDVATGAIKWQTYTMPEGYYGGSVWGSTGAVDVQRNTVFMGSGNNWAVPQAVLDCLNNGGTPTACIDPNDHFDSILALDMTTGDLKWSARGLPYDTWNVGCGLNVPGVFTLPPNANCPNPKGPDWDFAQGPMLFGGNGNAGRLVGAGQKSGMFWAFDEDTGALRWSTQVAPGGLTGGLQWGSANDGHFIYVAASNSGMTGSGTTPGIWQLAQGGGTTTSGGWAALNVNSGAVIWTTPDPLGSRAEAAVSVANGVVFGCNLDYVNGTMYALNASNGKTLWSYNSGGACNAGPAIADGVVFWGSGSTNGPGPQKFFAFGL comes from the coding sequence ATGAGAACTGACACGTTGTGTTCAACGTGCGCGCTGCTACTTGGCTTGATAACGAGTAGTGTCGCATATGCGACTGATTGGCCGACTTCGGGTAACGGATTGATGAACTCCCGGAATCAGGAAAATGAATCGTCGATCAGTCCGAAGACGGCCGGTTCGCTTCACGAGCTATGGGCAATCAGTACAACCGGAAACGTGACGGCGACCCCTGCCCTCGATGAGGGCTATGCCTATTTCCCGGATTCCGCGGGATATCTTTACAAGGTCGACCGGAAGACCGGCGACATTATCTGGAAGAACCTTGTATCGTCCTATACCGGCATCCCCAACGACTACGCGCGCGCAACGCCCGCTATCTCCGGAAACGCACTGATACTCGGCAATCAGAGCGGCAAGCTGTCGAGCCCACAAGGAGCCCATGTCTTTGCCGTTGACAAGAACACGGGCGCCCTACTTTGGAACACCCGGGTCGACAAGACCACGTATTCAATGGTCACGCAGTCGGCCGTCATCGCGAACGGTACGGCTTTCGTAGGGATCGCATCGAACGAAGAATTGATCGCCGCCTATGTCCCCCCGCCTGCATGGCAGTGGACGTTCCGCGGCAGCGTCGTCGCGCTCGATGTCGCGACCGGCGCAATCAAGTGGCAAACCTACACGATGCCGGAGGGTTATTACGGCGGCTCCGTCTGGGGCAGCACGGGCGCCGTGGACGTTCAGCGCAATACTGTGTTCATGGGCTCCGGCAACAACTGGGCCGTGCCGCAGGCCGTACTTGACTGCCTGAACAATGGTGGCACGCCGACAGCGTGCATCGATCCGAACGACCACTTCGACTCGATCCTTGCGCTAGACATGACCACCGGCGACCTCAAATGGTCCGCACGTGGCTTGCCATACGACACGTGGAATGTTGGCTGCGGTCTCAATGTCCCGGGCGTCTTTACCCTTCCGCCGAATGCCAACTGCCCCAATCCGAAGGGTCCGGATTGGGACTTCGCACAAGGACCGATGCTCTTCGGGGGTAACGGCAACGCTGGCAGACTAGTCGGCGCGGGGCAGAAGAGCGGGATGTTCTGGGCATTCGATGAAGACACAGGCGCTCTGCGTTGGTCCACGCAGGTCGCCCCGGGTGGACTGACAGGCGGTCTCCAGTGGGGATCGGCCAATGATGGCCATTTCATTTATGTTGCGGCATCGAACAGCGGGATGACTGGCTCGGGTACGACGCCTGGCATATGGCAATTGGCACAAGGCGGTGGCACCACCACGTCTGGAGGCTGGGCAGCGCTTAACGTGAATTCCGGCGCAGTAATATGGACTACTCCGGATCCGCTCGGAAGCCGCGCGGAAGCAGCCGTGAGTGTCGCAAATGGCGTGGTCTTCGGATGCAATCTCGACTACGTGAATGGCACGATGTACGCCCTCAATGCTTCCAACGGAAAAACACTGTGGTCATACAATAGCGGCGGTGCGTGCAATGCCGGACCGGCCATTGCGGACGGTGTGGTGTTTTGGGGCTCTGGCTCGACGAACGGACCAGGGCCGCAGAAATTCTTCGCGTTCGGCCTGTAG
- a CDS encoding AraC family transcriptional regulator, whose protein sequence is MQAHTDATAAYTKRFETVLAYIDANIEGDLSVGALSRIANFSKFHFHRQFAAYVGLPVARYVQLMRLRRAAHRLASQASCTVLDAALDAGFDSPEAFSRAFKRAFGLAPSAFRRHPAWHIWSANFVVPYLSRKLIMQVQIVDFAETRVAALEHRGPLGLVNESVRKFAEWRIQSGQSPVASSRTFGIPRGNPDTVPAGAFRFDICGEIDEPVASNHYGVRELIIPGGRCAVVRHTGSTDHIGETIYPIYRDWLPSSGAELRDHPLFFHYLSVYPETPLDQWQTDIYLPLV, encoded by the coding sequence ATGCAAGCTCATACCGACGCCACCGCTGCCTACACGAAGCGCTTCGAAACCGTCCTCGCCTATATCGACGCAAACATCGAGGGCGATCTGTCGGTCGGCGCGCTAAGCCGCATCGCAAACTTTTCGAAGTTCCATTTTCATCGACAGTTTGCCGCGTATGTCGGTCTACCCGTCGCACGCTACGTGCAGCTGATGCGCTTGCGTCGCGCGGCCCACCGCCTTGCCTCGCAAGCGTCCTGCACGGTGCTCGATGCCGCGCTCGACGCGGGCTTCGACAGCCCCGAAGCCTTCAGCCGTGCATTCAAGCGTGCCTTCGGCCTGGCGCCGAGCGCGTTCCGGCGGCACCCGGCATGGCATATCTGGAGCGCGAATTTTGTGGTTCCTTATCTTTCGAGGAAGCTGATCATGCAAGTGCAAATCGTCGATTTTGCTGAAACCCGTGTTGCCGCGCTCGAACACCGTGGTCCACTCGGACTCGTCAACGAGAGCGTGCGCAAGTTCGCCGAGTGGCGTATTCAAAGCGGGCAATCGCCGGTGGCGTCGAGCAGAACGTTCGGCATTCCGCGCGGCAATCCGGACACCGTGCCAGCAGGAGCATTCCGCTTCGATATCTGCGGAGAGATCGACGAACCCGTCGCGTCGAATCACTATGGTGTGCGCGAACTCATCATTCCGGGCGGACGGTGCGCGGTGGTTCGGCACACGGGATCGACCGACCACATCGGCGAGACGATCTACCCGATCTATCGCGACTGGCTGCCTTCGAGTGGAGCAGAGTTGCGGGACCATCCGCTGTTTTTCCACTACCTGAGCGTTTATCCTGAGACGCCGCTCGATCAGTGGCAGACGGATATCTATCTTCCGTTGGTGTGA
- a CDS encoding MFS transporter, whose product MAATQSGVMPLSDEEARRQLRRAVIASTIGTTIEWYDFFLYSIVTGLVFAKLYFPESDPLVGTLQAFTIYAVGFIARPVGAAIFGHYGDRIGRKATLIVTLLLMGLATFAVGFVPTYATIGIWGAIVLTVLRFIQGVGVGGEWGGSVLMSMEWARTNKHRGFVASWPQFGVPAGLFIANLAVLATSQISGSAFLTWGWRVPFFLSIVLVAIGLYIRLSILETPIFAKLLAERRIEKAPMREVLRRQPKDILLSAFARMAEQAPFYIFTAFIFTYGVMRLGVSRDLLLTAVLAAAVLELFTIPFFGHVSDLIGRRRMYVIGAAAAGLFGFLYFFMLGTRNPILIFVAIVLSLVPHAMMYGPQAALIAESFTGRLRYSGASMGYQLASVIAGGPAPLIATALYAYFHSGFAVAWYVFACAVISVAAAMQLGDRTNKDISREYDDVHAMHDKRHATP is encoded by the coding sequence ATGGCTGCCACGCAATCAGGGGTAATGCCCCTCTCCGATGAGGAGGCTCGGCGCCAGTTGCGCCGCGCTGTCATCGCCAGCACGATTGGTACCACGATCGAATGGTATGACTTCTTCCTGTACAGCATCGTCACAGGTCTTGTATTCGCGAAGCTGTATTTTCCAGAATCGGACCCGCTCGTCGGCACACTCCAGGCTTTTACAATTTACGCTGTCGGCTTTATTGCGCGACCGGTGGGCGCGGCAATTTTCGGCCACTATGGCGATCGCATCGGGCGTAAAGCCACGTTAATCGTGACGCTATTGCTGATGGGACTCGCGACGTTTGCCGTGGGCTTTGTTCCGACCTACGCGACGATCGGCATCTGGGGGGCAATCGTGCTCACGGTGCTGCGCTTCATTCAGGGCGTGGGCGTTGGCGGCGAGTGGGGCGGCTCGGTGCTGATGTCGATGGAATGGGCACGCACCAACAAGCATCGAGGTTTCGTCGCGTCCTGGCCGCAGTTCGGCGTACCGGCGGGATTGTTCATTGCGAACCTGGCGGTGCTGGCCACAAGCCAGATCTCCGGCAGCGCATTTCTCACGTGGGGCTGGCGGGTGCCGTTTTTCCTCAGTATCGTGCTGGTTGCGATTGGCCTTTATATTCGCTTGAGTATTCTCGAGACGCCGATTTTCGCGAAGCTGCTCGCTGAGCGCAGGATAGAGAAGGCGCCGATGCGCGAAGTATTGCGCCGGCAGCCGAAAGACATTCTTCTGTCGGCCTTTGCGCGCATGGCCGAACAGGCGCCTTTCTATATTTTCACGGCCTTTATATTCACCTATGGCGTGATGAGGCTGGGCGTTTCACGCGACCTGTTGCTCACGGCGGTGCTGGCCGCCGCGGTGCTGGAATTATTTACGATTCCGTTCTTTGGTCACGTGTCTGATCTGATCGGACGGCGACGCATGTACGTGATCGGCGCCGCTGCTGCCGGGCTATTCGGTTTTCTGTATTTTTTCATGCTCGGCACCCGTAACCCCATATTGATCTTTGTGGCCATCGTGCTTTCGCTGGTGCCGCATGCGATGATGTATGGTCCCCAGGCCGCGTTGATCGCCGAATCGTTCACGGGGCGTCTGCGTTACAGCGGTGCGTCGATGGGTTACCAGTTGGCTTCCGTCATTGCCGGCGGTCCGGCACCGTTGATTGCGACTGCGCTCTACGCTTACTTCCATTCGGGCTTTGCGGTGGCGTGGTATGTCTTCGCGTGCGCGGTGATTAGCGTGGCCGCCGCTATGCAATTGGGCGATCGCACGAATAAGGACATTTCGCGGGAATACGACGACGTGCATGCGATGCATGACAAGAGACATGCCACTCCGTGA
- a CDS encoding AraC family transcriptional regulator yields the protein MNPVGKALWFIESHFAGELTLDDIARCACVSRFHLARAFEAATGLSVMRYVRARRLSVAAQRLAGGAPNILALAIDAGYGSHEAFTRAFREQFGLTPDALRARGHLDNLSIVEPIKMDETLLTHLEPPRFEDGKPFLIAGLSERYTCETSKAIPSQWQRFGAWYGRVPGQVGMVAYGVSYNADELGNFDYMCGVEVGDFSALPPELSRVRIAAQRYAVFSHREHISGIRRTMNTIWNQWLPASGHVPADAPLFERYGEQFDPVTGMGGVEVWLPLKS from the coding sequence ATGAATCCGGTTGGAAAAGCGCTCTGGTTTATCGAAAGCCACTTCGCCGGCGAGTTGACGCTCGACGACATCGCCCGTTGCGCATGCGTGTCGCGCTTTCATCTGGCGCGCGCGTTCGAAGCGGCAACCGGGCTTTCGGTCATGCGCTACGTGCGCGCGCGTCGTTTGAGCGTTGCCGCGCAGCGGCTCGCCGGCGGAGCGCCCAACATTCTGGCGCTCGCCATCGATGCCGGTTACGGCTCTCACGAAGCATTCACGCGCGCGTTTCGCGAGCAGTTCGGGCTCACGCCCGATGCGCTGCGCGCGCGGGGTCATCTCGACAACCTGAGCATCGTGGAGCCGATCAAAATGGACGAAACCCTTCTGACTCATCTGGAACCGCCACGTTTCGAAGACGGCAAGCCGTTTCTCATCGCCGGACTGAGCGAACGCTATACGTGCGAGACCAGCAAAGCGATTCCGTCGCAATGGCAGCGCTTTGGCGCCTGGTACGGCAGGGTGCCGGGACAGGTCGGCATGGTGGCTTATGGTGTCAGCTATAACGCCGATGAACTCGGTAACTTCGACTACATGTGCGGCGTCGAAGTCGGCGATTTTTCGGCATTGCCGCCCGAATTGAGCCGTGTACGTATCGCTGCGCAACGGTATGCGGTGTTCAGTCATCGCGAGCATATCTCGGGCATTCGCCGCACGATGAATACGATCTGGAATCAGTGGTTGCCCGCATCAGGGCACGTGCCTGCCGATGCACCGCTTTTCGAACGGTATGGCGAACAGTTCGATCCGGTGACGGGGATGGGTGGAGTCGAAGTCTGGTTGCCGCTGAAGAGTTGA
- a CDS encoding DHA2 family efflux MFS transporter permease subunit: MAHPLHDKQRWLALIVLCLGVLMIVLDTTIVNVALPSIAADLGFSQTSLVWVVNAYMLTFGGFLLLGGRLGDLYGHRKLFLFGITLFTLASLACGLADSQVLLVAARAVQGLGGAIVSAVSLSLIMNLFTESGERAKAMGVYGFVCAGGGSIGVLLGGLLTNLLSWHWIFLVNLPIGIAVYALCLALLPAARGHAHGERLDVAGALSVTASLMLAVYAVVNGNEAGWTSAQTLGLLSAALVLLAAFLAIESRVEHPLMPLGLLRLRNVATANVVGVLWAAAMFAWFFISALYLQRVLGYRPLQVGLAFLPANLIMGLFSLGLSARVVMRFGLRRPLAAGLLVAACGLALFARAPVDGSFVPDVLPGMILLGFGAGIAFNPLLLAAMSDVDPADSGLASGIVNTSFMMGGALGLAVLASLAAARSEAMQASSSAAAALNSGYHVAFLSGAVFAAVAGVLGGVLLRPGQAVGAAGVHRDVADSTPPSAATAKPQARSNA; the protein is encoded by the coding sequence ATGGCTCATCCCCTCCATGACAAACAGCGCTGGCTCGCGCTCATCGTGCTCTGCCTCGGCGTGCTGATGATCGTGCTCGACACGACCATCGTGAACGTCGCGCTGCCGTCCATCGCAGCCGATCTCGGCTTCAGCCAAACCTCGCTCGTCTGGGTCGTCAATGCATACATGCTGACGTTCGGCGGCTTCCTGCTGCTCGGTGGACGGCTTGGCGATCTGTACGGACACCGCAAGCTGTTTCTCTTCGGCATCACGCTGTTCACGCTCGCTTCCCTCGCCTGCGGCCTCGCGGATTCGCAAGTGCTGCTGGTCGCCGCGCGCGCCGTCCAAGGTCTGGGCGGTGCGATCGTCTCGGCGGTGTCGTTGTCGCTGATCATGAATCTGTTCACTGAATCGGGCGAACGGGCGAAAGCGATGGGCGTATACGGCTTCGTCTGCGCGGGCGGCGGCAGCATCGGCGTGCTGCTCGGCGGACTGCTGACGAACCTGCTGAGCTGGCATTGGATCTTTCTGGTCAATCTGCCGATCGGCATTGCGGTGTACGCGCTGTGCCTCGCGCTGCTGCCCGCCGCGCGCGGACACGCGCACGGCGAACGGCTCGACGTGGCCGGCGCACTCAGCGTGACTGCGTCGCTGATGCTCGCGGTCTATGCGGTCGTCAACGGCAACGAAGCGGGCTGGACTTCGGCGCAAACGCTCGGTCTGCTGTCTGCCGCGCTTGTGCTCCTTGCCGCGTTCCTCGCGATCGAATCGAGAGTCGAGCATCCGTTGATGCCGCTCGGTCTGCTGCGTTTGCGCAATGTCGCGACCGCGAACGTGGTCGGCGTGTTGTGGGCCGCGGCAATGTTCGCGTGGTTCTTTATTTCGGCGCTGTATCTGCAGCGCGTGCTCGGCTATCGGCCGTTGCAGGTCGGGCTCGCGTTTCTGCCCGCGAACCTGATCATGGGACTCTTTTCGCTGGGCCTATCGGCGCGCGTGGTGATGCGCTTCGGGCTGCGTCGACCGCTCGCGGCGGGCCTGCTGGTCGCGGCATGCGGGCTTGCGCTGTTCGCGCGCGCGCCCGTCGACGGCAGCTTCGTGCCCGACGTGTTGCCCGGCATGATCCTGCTCGGCTTCGGCGCGGGCATCGCGTTCAATCCGCTGCTGCTCGCCGCGATGAGCGACGTCGATCCCGCCGATTCGGGCCTCGCGTCGGGCATCGTCAACACGTCGTTCATGATGGGCGGGGCGCTCGGGCTCGCGGTGCTCGCGAGTCTTGCCGCGGCGCGCAGCGAGGCGATGCAGGCGTCATCGAGTGCCGCGGCTGCGCTGAACAGCGGATATCACGTCGCGTTTCTGTCTGGAGCGGTTTTTGCGGCGGTGGCCGGCGTGCTGGGTGGCGTGTTGTTGAGGCCGGGGCAGGCGGTTGGTGCCGCGGGTGTGCATCGTGACGTGGCGGATTCGACTCCGCCCTCAGCCGCCACTGCAAAACCGCAAGCACGATCAAATGCGTGA